The following proteins are encoded in a genomic region of Mahella australiensis 50-1 BON:
- a CDS encoding PDZ domain-containing protein, with amino-acid sequence MLFLDTVNLIFKVFIKSIFNIYFPLVIFILYFQSKRYAELEERVLGAPRASIWHRVINSGLYGLVAGFIGSIVALWIGVSIDEISIMLIWPLALILLLFDPRFVCFSYAGGIIAMISLLFGWPEAYVPGIIALVGILHLMESMLMLMEGDHDPLPMLVQNNRHEVIGAFAIQKFWPLPLAFLIYTDMIVVGQAVDMPSWWPLLKSASGAASFMLIPMIAALGYSDIAITQPVKDRVHASAFRLGLYSLTLLVLSYAASRYKVFAYIGAIAMPVLHELVIKYGVWVQQKGEPIFVAPRRGLMVLDVLPLSPAETMGLKAGDTILSVNGRDVNSEDMLNEILRDYPHFMWVDGVDIKGHTKSCEHRFYPDGISNLGAIIMPKRSAVFINMHDDNDPLRNIMNSSRLS; translated from the coding sequence ATGTTGTTTTTAGATACGGTTAATCTTATATTTAAGGTCTTTATAAAATCGATATTCAATATATACTTCCCGTTGGTAATATTCATACTGTATTTTCAAAGCAAACGATATGCGGAGTTGGAAGAGCGAGTGTTGGGGGCGCCGAGGGCGTCGATATGGCATCGCGTTATAAATAGTGGCTTATACGGATTGGTAGCGGGTTTTATAGGCAGCATAGTGGCTCTATGGATCGGCGTTTCTATAGACGAGATTTCCATAATGCTTATATGGCCGCTGGCCCTCATACTGCTCCTATTTGATCCGAGGTTTGTATGCTTCTCTTATGCAGGTGGCATAATAGCGATGATAAGCCTTTTATTCGGGTGGCCTGAGGCATATGTGCCGGGCATAATAGCATTGGTGGGTATACTGCATCTTATGGAGAGCATGCTCATGTTGATGGAGGGCGATCATGACCCGTTGCCTATGTTGGTGCAAAATAACCGGCATGAAGTGATAGGAGCGTTTGCCATACAAAAGTTTTGGCCGTTGCCTCTGGCGTTTCTGATTTACACCGATATGATAGTCGTGGGACAGGCGGTGGATATGCCGTCGTGGTGGCCGTTGCTTAAATCAGCAAGCGGTGCGGCATCATTTATGCTTATTCCCATGATAGCTGCTTTGGGTTACAGTGATATCGCTATAACCCAACCGGTTAAGGATAGGGTGCATGCATCGGCGTTCAGACTAGGCTTATATAGCTTAACGCTGCTGGTTTTATCCTATGCCGCATCGCGCTATAAGGTATTCGCATATATAGGAGCCATAGCTATGCCGGTGCTTCATGAATTGGTGATAAAATATGGTGTTTGGGTACAACAGAAAGGCGAGCCGATATTTGTTGCGCCGAGACGCGGGCTTATGGTGCTTGATGTTTTGCCGCTATCGCCTGCCGAGACCATGGGGCTTAAAGCCGGAGATACAATATTATCGGTTAATGGCCGCGATGTAAACAGCGAGGATATGTTGAATGAAATATTAAGGGATTATCCGCATTTTATGTGGGTAGACGGTGTAGATATAAAAGGACATACAAAAAGCTGCGAGCATCGATTTTATCCAGATGGAATAAGCAATCTTGGCGCTATTATAATGCCCAAACGGTCTGCTGTTTTTATAAATATGCACGATGATAATGATCCGCTTAGGAACATTATGAATAGCAGCCGGCTGAGTTAA
- the uvrB gene encoding excinuclease ABC subunit UvrB: MAEFNLISEYKPTGDQPQAIEKLADGVKNGLKFQTMLGVTGSGKTFTMANIIQKVQKPTLVIAHNKTLAAQLCGEFKEFFPNNAVEYFVSYYDYYQPEAYIPTTDTYIEKDSAINDEIDKMRHSATSALLERRDVIVVASVSCIYGLGNPNEYASMVVSLRPGMERDRDEVLHRLIEIQYERNDIDFVRGTFRVHGDVVEIFPASSSDKAIRVEFFGDEIDRITEVDIVTGEITAELNHVAIFPASHYVTSQDTLDRAIEQIERDLAIREAEFKAQNKLLEAQRIVQRTNFDIEMMREVGYCQGIENYSRYFDGRQPGQPPYTLLDYFPDDFLIFIDESHVTLPQIRGMYAGDRSRKDTLVEYGFRLPAAYDNRPLTFEEFEAHINQIIFVSATPGPYEMEHSQQVVEQIIRPTGLVDPEVEVRPVQGQIDDLIAEIKKRVEKGQRVLVTTLTKRMAENLTDYLKELNIKVRYMHSDVATIERMQIIRDLRLGVFDVLVGINLLREGLDLPEVSLVAILDADKEGFLRSETSLIQTIGRAARNVEGKVIMYADNITGSMKRAIDETNRRRQLQIEYNQKHGITPQTIKKGIRDIIEITKVAEKREVYTAKTKLTRQEIVDIIDELERKMKEAAAAMEFEKAAEYRDQMLELKSKL; the protein is encoded by the coding sequence ATGGCAGAATTTAATTTAATATCGGAGTATAAACCTACAGGCGATCAACCACAAGCTATAGAAAAGTTGGCTGATGGTGTCAAGAATGGCCTGAAGTTTCAAACCATGCTAGGTGTCACCGGTTCAGGTAAGACCTTTACCATGGCAAATATAATACAAAAGGTACAAAAACCGACACTGGTCATAGCGCACAACAAGACCCTGGCAGCACAGCTATGCGGAGAATTTAAGGAGTTTTTTCCCAATAACGCTGTAGAATATTTTGTGAGCTATTATGATTATTATCAGCCCGAGGCTTATATACCGACTACCGATACGTATATAGAGAAGGACTCGGCTATAAACGATGAGATAGATAAAATGAGGCATTCGGCTACTTCGGCGTTGTTGGAGCGCCGCGATGTTATAGTGGTGGCCAGCGTGTCATGTATATATGGTTTGGGTAATCCGAACGAATATGCGTCGATGGTGGTATCGCTGCGTCCTGGCATGGAGAGGGATCGCGACGAGGTGCTGCACCGTTTGATAGAGATACAGTACGAGCGTAACGATATAGATTTTGTACGTGGTACGTTTCGGGTACATGGCGACGTGGTGGAAATTTTTCCGGCGTCATCGAGCGATAAGGCTATCAGGGTGGAGTTTTTTGGCGATGAGATCGACCGTATAACTGAGGTTGATATAGTGACTGGCGAAATAACGGCTGAATTGAATCATGTAGCTATATTTCCGGCATCGCATTATGTTACGTCGCAGGATACGTTGGATAGGGCCATAGAGCAGATAGAGCGCGACCTGGCTATACGAGAAGCCGAATTCAAGGCTCAGAACAAGCTTCTGGAGGCCCAGCGCATAGTTCAGCGTACAAATTTTGATATAGAGATGATGCGTGAGGTGGGGTACTGCCAGGGCATAGAGAATTATTCGCGTTATTTTGACGGTCGTCAACCTGGTCAACCGCCCTATACGTTGCTGGACTATTTTCCGGATGATTTTCTGATATTCATAGATGAGTCGCATGTTACGTTGCCGCAGATACGCGGCATGTATGCCGGCGACCGTTCCCGCAAGGATACGCTTGTAGAGTATGGTTTCAGGTTGCCGGCTGCATATGACAATAGGCCGCTGACGTTTGAAGAATTTGAGGCGCATATCAATCAAATCATCTTTGTCAGCGCTACGCCCGGCCCTTATGAGATGGAACATTCTCAGCAGGTGGTAGAGCAGATCATAAGACCTACCGGCTTGGTTGATCCCGAGGTGGAGGTGCGTCCGGTTCAAGGCCAGATCGATGACCTCATAGCCGAGATAAAGAAGCGCGTTGAAAAAGGTCAGCGCGTGTTGGTTACCACGCTTACCAAAAGGATGGCTGAAAATCTTACCGATTATCTGAAAGAATTGAATATAAAAGTGCGCTATATGCATTCTGACGTAGCTACAATAGAGCGTATGCAGATAATAAGGGATCTGCGCTTGGGTGTATTCGATGTGTTGGTCGGAATAAACCTTCTAAGAGAAGGCTTGGATCTGCCGGAGGTCTCATTGGTGGCTATATTGGATGCCGATAAAGAAGGATTTTTACGTTCCGAAACGTCGCTCATACAGACTATAGGACGTGCGGCGCGCAATGTTGAAGGCAAAGTAATAATGTATGCCGATAACATAACGGGTTCAATGAAGCGCGCTATAGATGAAACCAATCGGCGTCGTCAGTTGCAGATAGAATACAACCAAAAGCATGGCATAACGCCTCAAACTATTAAAAAGGGCATACGCGATATAATAGAGATTACAAAAGTAGCTGAGAAACGAGAGGTTTATACTGCCAAGACCAAGTTGACCAGGCAGGAGATTGTCGATATAATAGATGAGTTAGA
- a CDS encoding S41 family peptidase, whose product MISKKQTIIIVIIAVILSSTLTLAINDYWQVYQGDKVTISREDYQWLVSTSKLAEVKKTIESQFALPYDESKLMDGAVKGLVAALGDPYSQYFDKDEYKEFMEHTTGKYAGVGLLVTVNPDDNLIEVVNAFKDGPAAKAGIKPGDKVVKVDGQDVDGSSLDKAVAMMKGDKGTKVKVTILREGSAQLLEFELVRDIINIQTIEYSMMDGGIGYIRLTTFDQGSVKEFDAALNALSKQGMKGLIFDLRDNPGGLLDVAVEIADRLMPKGLIVYTMDKNGEKQSWSSDANKIDVPLVILVNENSASASEVVSGAVQDSGSGTLVGTKTFGKGIVQSIRDFKDGSALKLTTSKYYTPKGRNIHGTGIQPDVVVEMPEGYQSSLQIKPEDDTQLQKAVEVLKSKIK is encoded by the coding sequence ATGATTAGCAAGAAGCAGACCATCATTATAGTTATAATAGCTGTTATACTTTCTTCTACGTTGACATTAGCTATAAATGACTATTGGCAGGTTTATCAAGGAGATAAGGTAACGATTTCCAGAGAAGATTACCAGTGGCTGGTAAGCACGAGCAAACTGGCAGAAGTGAAAAAGACAATAGAGAGTCAGTTCGCCTTGCCTTATGATGAAAGTAAACTGATGGATGGTGCGGTAAAAGGCTTAGTGGCAGCTTTGGGAGACCCGTACTCGCAGTATTTCGATAAAGATGAGTATAAAGAGTTTATGGAGCATACCACTGGCAAATATGCCGGTGTGGGCTTATTGGTCACGGTTAATCCGGATGATAACCTTATAGAAGTGGTAAATGCCTTCAAAGATGGGCCGGCCGCTAAAGCTGGCATAAAGCCGGGCGATAAGGTGGTAAAAGTCGACGGACAGGATGTGGACGGTAGTTCTCTGGATAAAGCTGTAGCCATGATGAAAGGCGATAAAGGTACCAAAGTAAAGGTTACCATACTGAGGGAAGGTTCAGCTCAACTGTTGGAGTTTGAATTGGTACGCGATATAATAAATATACAGACAATAGAATATTCTATGATGGACGGCGGCATAGGATATATAAGGCTTACCACTTTCGATCAAGGCTCGGTAAAAGAGTTTGATGCTGCATTAAATGCCCTTTCCAAACAAGGTATGAAAGGCCTTATATTTGATCTGCGCGATAATCCGGGAGGATTGCTTGATGTTGCCGTTGAGATAGCGGATAGATTGATGCCGAAGGGCTTGATAGTGTATACGATGGATAAAAACGGCGAGAAGCAGTCCTGGTCATCCGATGCAAATAAGATAGATGTACCGTTGGTTATTCTGGTAAACGAAAACAGCGCCAGCGCATCGGAAGTGGTATCCGGAGCGGTGCAGGACAGCGGCAGCGGCACGTTGGTAGGGACAAAGACATTCGGCAAAGGTATAGTGCAGAGCATACGCGACTTTAAGGATGGTTCGGCGTTGAAGCTTACGACTTCCAAGTATTATACGCCTAAAGGCCGAAACATACACGGCACAGGCATACAGCCGGATGTGGTAGTAGAGATGCCCGAGGGATACCAGAGCTCGCTGCAGATAAAACCGGAGGATGATACACAGTTGCAAAAGGCTGTAGAGGTATTGAAGTCGAAAATAAAATAA